Below is a genomic region from Triticum dicoccoides isolate Atlit2015 ecotype Zavitan chromosome 5A, WEW_v2.0, whole genome shotgun sequence.
GGGGCTGGGCTGCTCGCCTTCATAGAAAGGCGACCGGGCCTAGATTAGATGTTCGCCTTTTTATAGAATAGAAAGAGAAGGTAAAGGGGGGGTTGGAGATTCTTTCAAGAATGCATGGCTTCCTCCTATTCCGCTTCAACAGAAGCCCTTAAAATCCTGCTGCTATGGCAGCAAGGGTTATCCATTTCATAGGCGAGGGTGGGGGAGAAGCAAGCCGAACCTCTGATCGACCCGGACACGTCAAAAATTCTCGGCGCCGAGAGAAAGACGAGATTCAGTAAGTAATTCAGTGAGTGCTTTCTTTTATAAGAAGAGCGTCGGCTTGGAAGAAGAAAATGAAATATGAACAACCGCGCTGGTTGTAATAGATCGACTTGAatgcgtcttcttgctccagcattCAAGTTCCATTTCAAGGGAGGACGACGTACCATGATACTTTCTATTTTGTCGAGCCCTGCTTTGGTCTCTAGTTTGATGGTTGTACGTGCTAAAAATCCGGTACATTCTGTTTTGTTTCCCATCCTAGTCTTTTGCGACACTTCTGGTTTACTTATTTTGTTAGGTCTCGACTTCTCCGCTATGATCTCCCCAGTAGTTCATATAGGAGCTATTGCCGTTTCATTCCTATTCGTGGTTATGATGTTCAATATTCAAATAGCGGAGATTCACGAAGAAGTATTGCGCTATTTACCAGTGAGTGGTATTATTGGACTGATCTTTTGGTGGGAAATGTTCTTCATTTTAGATAATGAAACCATTCCATTACTACCAACCCACAGAAATACGACCTCTCTGAGATATACGGTTTATGCCGGAAAGGTACGAAGTTGGACTAATTTGGAAACATTGGGCAATTTACATTATACCTACTATTCCGTCTGGTTTTTGGTTTCTAGTCTGATTTTATTAGTTGCTATGATTGGGGCTATAGTACTTACTATGCATAGGACTACAAAGGTGAAAAGACAGGATGTATTCCGACGAAATGCCTTGGATTCTAGGAGCCATATAATGAACAGGACTATTTCTCCTTTTGGCCATAGCCATAGAAGAAGCTTCTCCTCCGGAGCGGGGGGACCGCCTGACAATTACAAAGAAACCTTTAAAATGTGGATTTAGTGCTCAGAATATAAGGATTTCCCTGGCTTAAAATGCAAGATAGACAGACTTCTTGCATTCCTTCAGCCTAGGGAGATCCTATTCATGGTAAACACGTTCCCCCGGGACTTTCCTCTGCTCGAGATCTTAGAACCCCAGGATATCCGAAATATAATTGCTCACTCGTACAAGCAGTGGAAGCCACCCAAAAAGGGAGGCTAGTAATTTTTTTTGGTAGGTTTGTATTGTTTCTCGAATTGGTAGGTTTCTCGAAGTAGTTTTAGTAGGTTTCTTAGGAAATAGAGATGCCGAGGCCCCTACTTACCTTATGGGTAGGTAGGGGGAAGGAAGAGTGGGTCAGAGGGCTTCCTTCACAGTGCATacctctctttctcttttgagttTTTCTGGTCGCGCAAGATCTTTGGTCTTCCCCCAGAACCGATGAAAAAGCGGGTCGCTTCTTATGGACTCACTCAGAATGATTCTTTTATATCTAAGGAAAGGGGATGACATTATCGCCATTGATTGAATTCGTACGTCTATCGCTATCCCGGGCCGAGGAGAGGGGGTTTCGGAAGGAGGAAGGCTCGTTTCATTATCGAATATCGTGTAGAACTCACTTGCCCTGCCTTTTGCTAGGAGAGTGTAGTTCGAGCATTCTATTGTGTGCTCGATCCGTGATACGCAAAGCAATCTCCTGTTTACTATTGATCTAATGACAGTTGATTGAGACTTGCCATTGTCGTCTTTCGAAAGCGAACTCTTATCTGGTTGCACTCGGGTTCTCCTGTCGACTTGTTTTTCAATAGTAAATCACAGGCAGTATGCCCTATTTGAAAACATGCAATGAGGGTACGAGCAACACTCCCCAAACTTGGCATGACTCATCGCCATCTTGTATTCATGATCTTACCTCTATTGGTCACAAATGCATAGCATAGGATCGAGTGGATCGGCACCCAATAGGCCAGATTTTCCTATCTTTGATGTTAGAAGTGATTCCAATCTATTTTTCTATAGTGATAGTTCACACATTAGCAATTAGCACTGCCTCAAAGCAAACATAGGAACTAGGGAGTTCATCGAGAGAAAGTCCCTTTAGTTTCGTACTTCCCTGTTTCGGATTTGCATATGTCTTTAATCGCAATAGTTGTAGAGAAATCCCTCAATCATGGGACAATCCTCCAGGGCAAAGGTACTTCCAAAGCTCAGCAGGTTCATCTGTGCATGAAAGGAATGAAACAAATTCCATAGAAAAAATAGGAAAATCCCCACCGAGATCGGTACCTATCTAGATCCCCAGCTTCGACAACAAAACTCCTTTGCATTTTGCGACCATTCCCGCGAGGACTACGATTCGGATTATCTAATGTCATCCCCAAACAGAATTACACCTCTTAAGAGGAAGGGACGGCCCTCTATCCGGTGTGGGTTCCTACGAATTATTGTATGGTTCCAGATCCAGGTCCCTCTGCCCTTGCTTTTTGTTATTCCATAGGGGTATGGATTGAAGTAATCACTAATCCAGGAAAGATGGATCTTTAGCTAGAAAAACGAAAAGCCAATACGCCATGTATCAAAACAATAGGGATAGGGGTAGTTGTATACCACCTACGAATAGGAAGATCCTGGGTTTTGTAAGAAAACTACGAATAGGAAGATCCTGGGTTTTGTAAGAAATCCAATTTCATCAATTGTAAGCACGGTAACGGCAGTGCTCCTATCCAACGGCCGGGGATCTATTCGATTTCTCAATTTGCTAATGCCGATAAGCTTAGGTTGTTAATTCATCGTCTTGTGCTAAAAAGGCACCCTCCTATTATGCTAACAAAGGGACGGATAACGGCAAAGCGGAACAGCAATAGCGAAAGCAGGTACAGTAACGGCGCAATCCCTAAAAAAAGAATCAAAATAGAGAAATTTAGAGCGCTGCGAATTTCCTTCTTTTGATAATGCTACCCACACA
It encodes:
- the LOC119303373 gene encoding NADH-ubiquinone oxidoreductase chain 6-like — encoded protein: MRLLAPAFKFHFKGGRRTMILSILSSPALVSSLMVVRAKNPVHSVLFPILVFCDTSGLLILLGLDFSAMISPVVHIGAIAVSFLFVVMMFNIQIAEIHEEVLRYLPVSGIIGLIFWWEMFFILDNETIPLLPTHRNTTSLRYTVYAGKVRSWTNLETLGNLHYTYYSVWFLVSSLILLVAMIGAIVLTMHRTTKVKRQDVFRRNALDSRSHIMNRTISPFGHSHRRSFSSGAGGPPDNYKETFKMWI